Proteins encoded within one genomic window of Geotalea daltonii FRC-32:
- a CDS encoding Hsp20/alpha crystallin family protein yields MALVKYNPFKDLRTMQEEMNHLLDLAWNRESGEELNEGIWQPPVDIYENTEAVVIKAEVPDMDQQDIEVRIENNTLTLRGERKQNTDIKRENYHRVERYYGTFQRSFTLPQSIDRDKIQASCDRGVLTIILPKTEEIESKQIKVGVK; encoded by the coding sequence ATGGCGCTTGTTAAATACAACCCTTTCAAGGATCTCCGCACCATGCAGGAGGAAATGAATCACCTGCTGGACCTTGCCTGGAACAGGGAATCAGGTGAGGAACTGAACGAGGGAATATGGCAGCCGCCGGTGGATATTTACGAGAACACAGAGGCGGTTGTCATCAAGGCTGAGGTGCCGGACATGGATCAGCAGGACATCGAGGTGAGGATTGAAAACAATACTCTGACCCTGCGCGGCGAGAGAAAACAGAACACCGACATCAAGAGAGAAAACTATCATCGGGTCGAGCGCTATTACGGCACCTTCCAGCGCAGCTTCACCCTACCCCAGAGCATTGATCGGGATAAGATCCAAGCCTCCTGCGACCGCGGGGTCCTCACCATAATCCTGCCGAAAACGGAAGAAATCGAATCGAAACAGATCAAGGTGGGAGTGAAATAA
- a CDS encoding epoxyqueuosine reductase, with translation MEKTIIDLIRSFVRDDPGNRLSGNRAPYFDEPLIGFASAADSLFVEYKRIIGPFHHSPAEILPGAKTVISWVLPISRVTRETNRQEEQWPSREWAVTRNSGEAFNSSLRRHLVAWLEEQGHRAVAPQLAPGWRQIDETPIGIASTWSERHAAYAAGLGTFSLNDGLITPRGIAHRLGSVITDLSLAPTPRTSLDYRHNCLWYRQGTCGACIGRCPAGALSFQGHNKSICRDYVYGAAPAAVAEAYGVNQTGCGLCQTRVSCEAMVPASKN, from the coding sequence ATGGAAAAGACCATTATCGACCTCATACGCAGTTTTGTCCGTGACGATCCGGGTAACCGCCTTTCCGGCAACCGGGCTCCTTACTTTGACGAACCGCTGATCGGTTTTGCTTCCGCCGCCGATTCACTCTTTGTGGAGTACAAACGGATCATCGGCCCCTTTCATCATTCTCCAGCCGAAATCTTACCGGGAGCGAAAACGGTCATCAGCTGGGTGTTGCCGATCAGCCGTGTCACCAGGGAAACCAACCGGCAGGAGGAGCAGTGGCCCTCCCGTGAATGGGCGGTGACCCGCAACAGTGGCGAGGCCTTCAACTCATCGCTGCGTCGCCACCTGGTAGCTTGGCTGGAAGAACAGGGGCACCGGGCCGTGGCCCCCCAACTGGCACCGGGTTGGCGGCAGATTGACGAGACTCCCATCGGTATTGCCTCCACCTGGTCAGAGCGTCACGCAGCCTATGCCGCTGGGCTTGGTACCTTCAGCCTCAACGACGGCCTCATTACCCCTCGCGGCATAGCCCACCGACTGGGGAGCGTCATCACCGACCTTTCCCTTGCTCCGACACCGCGCACCTCCCTTGACTATCGCCATAACTGCCTCTGGTACCGTCAGGGAACCTGCGGTGCCTGCATCGGTCGATGCCCTGCAGGAGCACTTTCATTTCAGGGGCATAACAAGAGCATCTGTCGGGATTATGTCTATGGCGCCGCTCCTGCAGCGGTCGCAGAAGCGTATGGCGTGAACCAGACGGGCTGCGGCCTATGCCAGACACGTGTGTCGTGCGAGGCCATGGTGCCTGCATCGAAGAATTAA
- the polA gene encoding DNA polymerase I — MPEKPKLYLIDGSSYIYRAYYAIRHLSSPKGFPTNALYGFIQMLLKVVKDRKPDHLAVVFDAGKLTFRNEIYPAYKANRSAMPDDLRLQIEPIKEAVRAFRIPVLELPGFEADDIIGTIACDCEKKGMAAVIVTGDKDLMQIVTDSVTLLDTMKDKASGPAEVVERFGVPPERVVDILALAGDSSDNIPGIPGIGEKTAIKLIQEHHSLDQLLENASVVKGKVGERLREFADQARLSRRLATIECNVPVPYSYGDFAASPPDNRLLGDLFREYGFTTLMKELTSVATLSSDDYRTILSAGDFSALMDKLGTQSIFAIDLETTSLNPFEAEIVGISFSFSDHQAYYIPVAHHYLGVPDQLSLAHVLQALRPLLLDPAIKKIGQNIKYDYQVLRRAGIEMEGIWCDTMLASYLLNPNRSSHGLNALAVELLDHKMISYADVAGSGKDQKNFAQVEVEKASIYSCEDADATWLLHKLFLPQIEESGMERLLFELEMPLVKILAEMELYGVKLDLVLLQKLSAGFGSQLAELEREIFQCAGTTFNINSPKQLGEVLFEHLQLPCGKKTKTKTGWSTNVDELERLAAEHEIGRLILQYRSLSKLKSTYTDALPKLVYSESGRIHTSYNQAVTNTGRLSSSEPNLQNIPIRSEEGRSIRHAFIAEEGCLILSADYSQIELRVLAHLSQDRVFCDAFAKDEDIHTRTAAEVFGLFPGMVTPEMRRQAKTINFGVIYGQGPFSLAKELGVSTKVAKEFIDNYFDRHAGARVFLDGCVREAEAKGHVTTILGRRLPIPDINSTNGNIRSFAQRNAINYPIQGSAADIIKQAMVRVSGRMRREGLKSRLIMQVHDELVFEVPLEEKLTMEKLVCHEMENALTLRVPLKVDVNFGSNWSEAH, encoded by the coding sequence ATGCCTGAAAAACCAAAGCTTTACCTCATTGACGGTTCGTCCTACATCTACCGGGCCTATTATGCCATCAGACACCTTTCTTCACCGAAGGGCTTTCCCACCAATGCTCTCTACGGCTTTATCCAAATGCTGCTCAAGGTGGTGAAGGACCGGAAGCCGGACCATCTGGCGGTAGTCTTCGATGCCGGAAAGCTGACCTTCCGCAATGAGATCTATCCAGCCTATAAGGCAAACCGTTCTGCCATGCCCGACGACCTGCGCCTGCAGATAGAGCCGATCAAAGAGGCAGTTCGCGCCTTCAGGATCCCTGTGCTGGAGCTGCCCGGCTTCGAGGCGGACGACATCATCGGCACCATCGCCTGCGATTGTGAAAAAAAGGGGATGGCTGCAGTCATTGTAACCGGCGACAAGGATCTGATGCAGATTGTCACCGACAGCGTCACTCTCCTCGACACTATGAAAGACAAGGCATCGGGCCCTGCCGAGGTGGTCGAGCGTTTCGGCGTTCCACCCGAACGGGTGGTGGATATTCTGGCTCTGGCTGGCGATTCTTCCGACAATATACCGGGGATTCCCGGCATAGGGGAAAAGACCGCCATCAAGCTGATTCAGGAGCATCATTCGCTGGATCAGCTCCTGGAAAACGCTTCTGTTGTCAAGGGGAAGGTTGGCGAACGTCTCCGTGAGTTTGCCGATCAGGCCCGCCTGTCCAGGCGGCTGGCAACCATTGAATGCAATGTGCCGGTTCCCTATTCCTATGGTGATTTTGCCGCTTCCCCTCCCGATAACCGTCTTCTCGGGGATCTATTCCGGGAATACGGCTTCACGACCCTGATGAAAGAACTGACCAGTGTCGCTACCCTCTCCAGCGACGACTACCGCACTATTCTCTCTGCCGGCGATTTTAGCGCACTGATGGATAAACTGGGCACCCAGTCCATCTTTGCCATTGACCTGGAGACCACCAGCCTCAATCCATTCGAAGCGGAAATTGTCGGGATCTCCTTCAGCTTCAGCGACCACCAGGCATATTACATCCCGGTCGCCCACCACTACCTGGGCGTTCCGGATCAGCTCTCCCTTGCCCACGTCCTTCAAGCACTGAGGCCCCTGCTTTTGGACCCGGCAATAAAGAAAATCGGCCAGAACATCAAATATGACTATCAGGTGCTGCGCCGGGCCGGCATAGAGATGGAAGGCATCTGGTGCGATACCATGCTTGCCTCCTATCTGCTCAATCCCAACCGTTCCAGCCATGGCCTCAATGCGTTGGCTGTGGAACTGCTCGACCACAAGATGATCTCCTATGCCGACGTTGCCGGCAGTGGCAAGGACCAGAAGAATTTTGCCCAGGTAGAGGTGGAAAAAGCCTCGATCTATTCATGCGAGGATGCCGATGCCACCTGGCTGCTGCATAAGCTCTTTTTGCCGCAGATTGAAGAGTCTGGCATGGAGCGGCTGTTGTTCGAACTGGAGATGCCGCTGGTGAAGATTCTTGCCGAGATGGAACTGTACGGAGTCAAGCTGGACCTTGTCCTGTTACAGAAGCTGTCTGCGGGTTTCGGTAGTCAGCTGGCAGAGCTGGAGCGTGAAATATTCCAGTGTGCCGGAACGACCTTCAACATCAACTCCCCTAAACAGCTGGGCGAGGTTCTTTTTGAACATCTGCAGCTACCCTGTGGGAAGAAAACCAAGACCAAGACCGGCTGGTCGACCAACGTGGATGAGCTGGAGAGGCTTGCCGCCGAACATGAGATAGGCAGGCTCATCCTCCAGTACCGAAGCCTGTCCAAGTTGAAGTCCACCTATACCGATGCATTGCCCAAACTAGTTTACAGCGAGTCCGGCCGCATCCATACCTCCTACAACCAGGCGGTCACCAATACCGGCCGGCTTTCCTCGTCGGAACCAAATCTGCAGAATATACCGATCCGTTCCGAAGAGGGGCGCAGTATCAGGCATGCCTTCATTGCCGAGGAAGGCTGTCTCATCCTGTCTGCCGACTACTCCCAGATTGAACTGCGGGTATTGGCCCATCTCTCCCAGGACCGGGTCTTCTGCGATGCCTTTGCCAAAGACGAGGATATTCACACCAGGACAGCTGCCGAGGTCTTCGGCCTTTTCCCGGGAATGGTTACCCCGGAGATGCGCCGCCAGGCCAAAACCATCAATTTCGGTGTCATCTACGGTCAGGGTCCCTTCAGCCTGGCAAAGGAACTGGGCGTATCCACCAAGGTGGCAAAGGAGTTCATCGACAACTACTTCGACCGCCATGCCGGAGCCAGAGTCTTTCTTGACGGCTGTGTCCGCGAGGCCGAGGCCAAAGGACATGTCACGACTATCCTCGGCCGCCGTCTGCCCATTCCCGACATCAACAGCACCAACGGCAACATCCGTTCCTTTGCCCAGCGCAACGCCATAAACTACCCGATCCAGGGCTCGGCAGCCGATATCATCAAGCAGGCGATGGTACGGGTAAGCGGGCGGATGCGGCGGGAAGGCCTGAAAAGCCGCCTGATCATGCAGGTGCACGATGAGCTGGTATTCGAGGTGCCGCTGGAGGAAAAACTAACTATGGAAAAACTGGTCTGCCACGAGATGGAAAATGCGTTGACTTTGAGGGTGCCGCTTAAGGTGGATGTGAACTTCGGGTCAAACTGGAGCGAAGCCCATTAG
- a CDS encoding OmpA/MotB family protein, whose protein sequence is MLRRVCLMVTVSLLSLCLSGCLVGEGKYLKKVEEAESLNKSLTSLQQQYDALSAENEILKSSVSKLTKDLAAANKDKEKLAADNKELDKVLKAKSDTLSKNISELRQKVTDLETENARLKDEIANLKKAKEEEVQKTSKTYEDLLEKMKSEISQGQVTISELKGKLTVNMVDAVLFDSGKAEIKPEGLIVLQKVIDILKNIKDKSIRIEGHTDNDQIGGALAKKYQTNWELSAARAINVTRYLQQQGIDPLNLSAIAYGEFKPVAANDSREGKAKNRRIEIILVPKE, encoded by the coding sequence ATGTTGAGAAGAGTCTGCTTGATGGTAACGGTGTCGCTGCTTTCTCTCTGTCTGTCAGGTTGCCTGGTGGGCGAGGGCAAATATCTGAAGAAGGTGGAAGAGGCGGAATCGCTGAACAAGAGCCTGACATCGCTGCAGCAGCAATACGATGCCCTGTCGGCAGAAAATGAGATATTGAAGTCATCGGTGAGCAAGCTGACGAAGGATTTGGCTGCAGCCAACAAGGACAAGGAAAAACTTGCAGCCGATAACAAGGAACTGGACAAGGTGCTCAAGGCCAAATCGGATACCTTGTCAAAGAATATATCAGAGCTGAGGCAGAAGGTGACCGACCTGGAGACTGAGAATGCCAGGCTGAAGGACGAGATAGCAAACCTGAAGAAAGCAAAGGAAGAAGAGGTACAGAAAACCAGCAAGACATATGAGGATCTGCTGGAAAAAATGAAGAGTGAGATTTCCCAGGGTCAGGTGACCATCTCTGAGCTCAAGGGGAAGCTGACCGTCAATATGGTGGACGCTGTTCTCTTTGACTCCGGAAAGGCAGAAATCAAGCCGGAAGGACTCATTGTCCTGCAGAAGGTAATCGATATCCTGAAAAACATCAAGGACAAGTCTATCCGCATCGAGGGCCATACGGACAATGACCAGATAGGCGGTGCCCTGGCGAAAAAATACCAGACCAATTGGGAACTTTCCGCCGCTCGTGCCATAAATGTAACCCGTTATCTGCAGCAACAGGGCATTGATCCGCTCAACCTGTCGGCTATTGCCTACGGGGAATTCAAACCGGTTGCCGCCAATGATTCCCGTGAAGGTAAAGCAAAGAACAGGCGGATCGAGATCATCCTTGTACCAAAGGAGTAG
- a CDS encoding Smr/MutS family protein, with product MKKEKKQPLPKEGNFSHNPFKSLKGIEAKPATDSKKPVSPPPATEPPPAVDDDLTLFLREVADVRRMDENTKTSGKAVPSKPPVVQRIDDSERKVFLKALEKLEMDVVFQDELPDDVEPLRPLNQNRLRQLRRGTIRIDFQLDLHGLTRDEAVESLARFVTGAYNRAQKAVLVITGKGNNSSGEPVLQAAVAGWLRDKGKEMVAEFAPAPRQMGGSGAFVVFLKDKVRVQK from the coding sequence ATGAAAAAAGAAAAAAAGCAGCCTTTGCCGAAAGAAGGAAACTTCTCCCATAACCCCTTCAAATCACTGAAAGGCATCGAGGCGAAACCAGCCACTGACTCCAAAAAGCCGGTGTCTCCTCCGCCAGCAACTGAACCACCGCCTGCCGTTGACGATGATCTGACTCTGTTTCTCCGTGAAGTGGCCGATGTGCGGAGAATGGACGAAAATACAAAGACTTCAGGTAAAGCTGTTCCATCGAAACCGCCAGTTGTACAGCGGATTGACGATAGCGAAAGGAAGGTCTTTCTCAAGGCGTTGGAAAAGCTGGAAATGGATGTGGTCTTTCAGGATGAGTTGCCCGATGATGTGGAACCCCTGCGGCCCTTGAACCAAAACAGGCTGCGGCAGCTCAGGCGTGGGACGATCCGCATCGACTTTCAGCTGGATCTTCATGGCCTGACCAGGGATGAGGCAGTGGAAAGCTTGGCTCGATTCGTGACAGGCGCCTATAATCGCGCACAGAAGGCAGTCCTGGTTATTACCGGAAAAGGAAACAACTCTTCCGGCGAGCCCGTGTTGCAAGCGGCTGTTGCCGGCTGGCTGCGCGACAAGGGAAAGGAAATGGTCGCCGAATTCGCCCCGGCCCCTCGGCAGATGGGGGGGAGCGGCGCCTTTGTCGTCTTTTTGAAGGACAAGGTTCGGGTCCAGAAATAA
- a CDS encoding GGDEF domain-containing protein, giving the protein MKKERILSTVENIGLSNPAGEDNDGSGQKAPDLIRQLNEALFLAKFMGAVNATLDPDDVCAIASRILFDYIVYQRIVFTLELDSGCKTFSFSPLEDRSAESTLETGGEADSDNKPTRWFTFQLPEKIGKVEICLHRQAIGVFSRHFLATVTENFAQALKNSLEFNKVKELAMRDGLTGLYNRRVFDEILSIEGELHKLMPLSLLLLDLDDFKLVNDTFGHAAGDQVLATFAAILRESCRGADLVARYGGEEFAVVLPATPSTKATEIAQRMRMRFSAMTFAFGGQHFSQTVSIGIACTFDTAKIPISELVHRADNALYRAKREGKNRVCIHTDKTGANIAKNRGKTPDAGSQSASAPMLGAGNL; this is encoded by the coding sequence ATGAAAAAGGAGCGGATACTTTCGACTGTCGAAAACATCGGTTTATCTAACCCGGCTGGCGAGGACAATGACGGGAGTGGTCAGAAAGCACCGGATCTTATCCGACAACTGAATGAGGCACTGTTCCTGGCAAAATTCATGGGCGCAGTAAATGCCACTCTGGATCCCGATGATGTCTGTGCCATAGCATCAAGAATCCTCTTCGATTACATCGTCTACCAACGGATCGTCTTTACCCTTGAGCTGGACAGCGGCTGCAAAACCTTCAGCTTCTCACCTCTGGAAGATAGAAGCGCAGAATCGACACTGGAGACAGGAGGCGAGGCCGACAGCGACAACAAACCCACACGCTGGTTTACTTTCCAGCTACCTGAAAAGATAGGAAAAGTGGAGATCTGCCTCCACAGGCAAGCAATAGGCGTTTTTTCCAGGCATTTCCTTGCTACCGTCACCGAAAACTTTGCCCAGGCACTGAAAAACTCCCTGGAGTTCAATAAGGTCAAAGAACTGGCAATGCGGGATGGGTTGACGGGACTATACAATCGGCGGGTATTCGATGAAATATTGTCTATAGAGGGAGAATTGCACAAGTTGATGCCATTGTCATTGCTCCTTCTGGATCTGGACGATTTCAAGCTGGTTAACGACACTTTCGGCCATGCTGCCGGCGATCAGGTACTGGCAACCTTTGCCGCGATTCTCCGGGAAAGTTGTCGGGGAGCGGACCTGGTTGCACGCTATGGCGGTGAGGAATTTGCCGTTGTTCTGCCTGCCACCCCATCAACCAAAGCCACAGAAATCGCCCAACGCATGAGGATGAGGTTCTCTGCCATGACTTTTGCATTTGGCGGGCAGCACTTCAGCCAGACCGTCAGCATCGGCATCGCCTGTACCTTCGATACGGCAAAAATTCCGATCAGCGAGCTGGTGCACCGCGCAGACAACGCCCTGTACCGCGCAAAGCGGGAAGGGAAGAATCGGGTCTGCATCCACACAGACAAGACCGGCGCCAACATCGCCAAAAATCGCGGCAAAACTCCAGATGCCGGTAGCCAGTCCGCTAGCGCCCCCATGCTCGGAGCCGGGAATCTCTGA
- the larE gene encoding ATP-dependent sacrificial sulfur transferase LarE, whose product MDELHVKYEKLKSILQEMGSVLVAFSGGVDSTFLLRVAHDLLGDKACAITATSPTYPASEFREATALALSIGARQIVIESNELEIPGFSENPKDRCYHCKKELFQHCVEKASLEGFAFIADGSNTDDLGDYRPGRIAIGELKVRSPLLEAGLGKSDLRLLSRELGLPTWDKQPYACLASRFPYGVEITPERLSMIESCEEFLKGQGFSLYRVRFHHETARIELSEEDFGRLLQPELRRSVVSFFKKAGFTYVALDLEGYRTGSMNEVGLR is encoded by the coding sequence ATGGATGAATTGCACGTGAAATACGAGAAGCTGAAGAGCATCCTCCAGGAGATGGGCTCCGTGCTGGTGGCTTTTTCCGGTGGGGTTGATTCCACCTTCCTTCTCAGAGTTGCCCATGACCTTCTTGGTGACAAGGCCTGCGCCATTACCGCCACTTCTCCCACTTATCCCGCTTCCGAATTCCGGGAGGCAACCGCCTTGGCCCTGTCCATTGGTGCCAGGCAGATAGTCATTGAATCCAACGAGCTGGAAATACCCGGCTTTTCGGAAAACCCGAAGGATCGCTGTTATCACTGCAAAAAGGAGCTTTTTCAGCATTGTGTGGAAAAAGCTTCGCTAGAGGGTTTCGCCTTCATCGCCGACGGCAGCAATACGGACGATCTGGGGGACTATCGGCCTGGCCGTATAGCCATCGGGGAACTCAAGGTGCGCAGCCCGCTGTTGGAAGCTGGGCTAGGCAAAAGCGACCTCCGCCTTCTCAGCCGGGAACTGGGCCTGCCGACCTGGGACAAGCAGCCATATGCCTGTCTTGCCAGCCGTTTTCCCTATGGTGTAGAGATTACCCCGGAGCGATTGTCCATGATCGAGTCTTGCGAGGAATTCCTGAAGGGGCAGGGTTTTTCACTCTATCGGGTGCGATTCCACCACGAGACGGCGCGGATCGAGCTTTCAGAGGAGGATTTTGGGCGGCTGCTGCAGCCGGAACTGCGTCGATCGGTTGTCTCATTCTTTAAGAAGGCAGGCTTTACATATGTGGCGCTGGATTTGGAGGGGTACCGCACAGGCAGCATGAACGAAGTAGGTTTACGCTGA
- a CDS encoding trans-sulfuration enzyme family protein produces the protein MKFGTQIIHNKHSIDPYAKGLSVPIYQVSTFAQESVDHFGKYDYARSGNPTRDALEETVALLENGSHGFAFASGMAAISSVLLLFSPGDHLVVCEDVYGGAFRVLTTLFTRLGIQSTFVDATDPARIAEAITPATKAIYLETPSNPLLKITDLRAAVDLAKERGLLTLVDNTFMTPYLQRPLDLGCDIVLHSGTKFLNGHSDVICGFAVVKDEGLGKQIKFIQNAFGAILGPQDCWLVLRGLKTLRVRMDESQKSAFSVANWLTQQRRVTEVFYPGLEQHPGYGVHKSQSAGPGAVLSFKLETVELTHRLLEKMECAAFAVSLGGVESIISYPPKMSHAAMPAEERASRGITDNLVRLSVGLEETEDLIADLDRVINF, from the coding sequence ATGAAGTTCGGCACGCAGATCATTCACAACAAGCATAGCATCGATCCATACGCAAAGGGGCTGTCGGTGCCTATCTACCAAGTCTCCACCTTCGCCCAGGAGTCTGTTGACCATTTCGGCAAGTACGACTATGCCCGCTCGGGCAACCCCACCCGGGATGCACTGGAGGAGACGGTGGCGCTACTGGAAAACGGCAGCCACGGCTTTGCCTTCGCCTCGGGGATGGCGGCTATCTCCTCGGTGCTATTGCTCTTTTCCCCCGGCGACCATCTGGTCGTCTGCGAAGATGTCTACGGCGGCGCCTTCAGGGTACTGACCACCCTTTTCACGCGCTTGGGCATCCAATCGACTTTCGTGGATGCCACTGATCCGGCGAGAATTGCCGAAGCCATCACTCCCGCCACCAAAGCCATCTACCTGGAAACGCCTTCAAATCCACTGCTGAAGATTACAGACCTCCGGGCTGCTGTGGATCTGGCCAAGGAGCGAGGCCTGCTCACCCTGGTGGATAATACCTTCATGACTCCTTACCTGCAGAGGCCCTTGGATCTGGGCTGTGACATCGTCCTCCACAGTGGCACCAAATTTCTAAACGGCCACAGCGACGTCATCTGCGGTTTTGCCGTGGTGAAGGACGAAGGGCTTGGCAAGCAAATCAAGTTCATCCAGAACGCCTTCGGTGCGATACTCGGCCCACAGGATTGCTGGCTGGTGCTGCGCGGTCTGAAAACTCTGCGGGTCAGGATGGATGAGAGCCAGAAGAGCGCATTCAGCGTGGCCAATTGGCTGACCCAGCAGCGACGGGTGACGGAAGTTTTTTATCCCGGCCTGGAACAGCACCCGGGGTATGGGGTGCACAAGTCCCAGTCGGCGGGGCCGGGGGCGGTGTTGTCCTTCAAACTGGAAACGGTGGAACTGACCCACCGCCTGCTTGAGAAAATGGAATGTGCAGCCTTTGCCGTCAGCCTCGGTGGCGTCGAATCGATCATCTCCTACCCGCCGAAGATGTCCCATGCGGCCATGCCTGCAGAGGAGCGTGCTTCCCGGGGGATAACGGACAACCTGGTGCGGCTGTCCGTGGGGCTGGAGGAGACGGAGGATCTCATTGCCGACCTGGACCGGGTGATCAATTTCTAG
- a CDS encoding PilZ domain-containing protein has protein sequence MTQRKFDRFSFKADAHITYNNVTFTGEVADLSLKGLFVKTTQVIAVNEPVKVSINFKGSEEKFSFTIPATVVRRTDTGIGLSFKRIDMDSVLCEKRATDGQEEADALKEFVDDADTSS, from the coding sequence GTGACGCAAAGAAAATTCGATCGGTTCAGTTTCAAGGCTGACGCTCATATTACCTATAATAATGTGACCTTCACGGGGGAAGTGGCAGACCTTAGTCTAAAAGGATTATTTGTCAAGACCACTCAGGTCATTGCCGTAAATGAACCGGTAAAGGTCAGCATAAACTTCAAGGGGTCTGAGGAGAAATTTTCCTTTACCATTCCGGCGACAGTTGTACGCAGGACTGATACCGGTATTGGCCTCAGTTTCAAAAGGATCGACATGGATTCGGTGCTCTGTGAAAAACGTGCCACAGATGGCCAAGAGGAAGCGGACGCTCTTAAGGAGTTTGTCGACGACGCGGATACATCTTCTTGA
- a CDS encoding trans-sulfuration enzyme family protein — protein MHISTEAVQIGLDWDSRTGAVTVPIYQTATFRHPGLGQSTGYDYSRSGNPTRQALEEGIARLDGGARGFAYASGMAAITNLLMLFQRGDHLIVTEDLYGGTYRLFEQIFHQYGLEFTYVDTSSLDEVAAALKPNTKALFVESLTNPLLKVADIRALSNLCRERQLLCIVDNTFLTPYLLRPLDLGADITVYSASKYLAGHNDTIAGLVVAKDPQLAERIYFLQNSVGAVLGPQDSWLVIRGMKTLSVRMDRQQENAAALASWLEGHPTVAKVHYPGLAGHAGHDLLKGQARGFGAMIAFEVTDPALVETLLLKTRLISFAESLGGVETLITFPELQTHADIKAEIRARLGINNVLLRLSVGIEDVNDLIADLEQAFAQEEKGEA, from the coding sequence ATGCACATTTCGACAGAGGCAGTACAGATTGGGCTGGATTGGGATTCAAGGACGGGGGCGGTTACCGTTCCCATTTATCAGACTGCAACTTTCAGGCATCCCGGACTGGGGCAGAGTACCGGCTATGACTACAGCCGCTCGGGCAATCCGACCAGGCAGGCATTGGAAGAGGGCATTGCCCGTCTCGATGGGGGGGCGAGGGGTTTTGCCTATGCCTCGGGGATGGCAGCGATAACTAACCTGCTCATGCTGTTTCAGCGTGGCGACCACCTGATCGTCACAGAGGACCTGTACGGCGGCACTTACCGACTCTTCGAGCAGATCTTCCACCAGTACGGCCTGGAGTTCACCTATGTGGATACTTCCTCCCTGGACGAGGTGGCGGCAGCTCTTAAGCCCAATACCAAGGCACTCTTCGTTGAATCTCTGACCAATCCGCTGCTGAAGGTGGCGGACATTAGGGCTTTGAGCAACCTCTGCCGGGAGCGGCAGCTGCTCTGCATCGTCGACAATACTTTTCTGACGCCATACCTGCTCCGGCCACTGGACCTTGGGGCGGACATCACCGTTTACAGCGCCTCCAAATACCTGGCAGGTCATAATGACACCATTGCCGGTCTCGTTGTGGCGAAAGATCCCCAGCTCGCTGAGCGCATTTATTTCCTGCAGAACTCGGTCGGTGCCGTGCTGGGACCCCAGGATTCATGGCTGGTGATCCGCGGCATGAAAACTCTGAGCGTCAGGATGGACCGGCAGCAGGAAAATGCAGCTGCCCTGGCATCCTGGCTGGAGGGACACCCAACGGTGGCAAAAGTTCATTATCCGGGGCTTGCAGGACATGCAGGTCATGATCTATTGAAAGGCCAGGCTCGAGGATTCGGCGCCATGATAGCCTTCGAGGTAACCGATCCGGCATTGGTGGAGACGCTGCTGCTCAAGACGCGTTTGATCTCCTTTGCGGAAAGCCTTGGCGGGGTGGAGACCTTGATCACCTTCCCCGAGTTGCAGACCCATGCCGATATAAAGGCCGAGATAAGAGCCAGGTTGGGCATCAATAATGTACTGTTGCGGCTGTCGGTGGGAATCGAAGATGTCAACGATCTCATTGCAGATCTGGAACAGGCCTTTGCACAGGAAGAAAAGGGGGAAGCATGA